The window AAATATCCTTTGAAGATGTGGCTACTTGCCCTTCTATGGGAGCCCAACAAAGAGGCATCGAATGATTTCTAGTGAGCAGTCAATGGATGCCCTTCTCATTTGGGTACAGCTTCTTCACCACTTCTGAAGTCCTGCTAACTTTATTTAGCTGTGATAGTTTGTGTGGGTGGCCATATCCTGCCACCTGTGGGGCGGACTTCCCTCCTCTTCATTTTGGCCTCGAGGACCTCCAAGTTCTCATTGTGACTTGGGTCTTCCCTGCCACAGGTTCTGGGCCTCTTCCTTTTCTGAGACATTGTATGATTCAATAATTTTCAAATCAGAAGTTAAAGCACAGTAATAGGCTGTTTAAATTAGGCCCACATTTggtggatgaggaagtggaaaggtgggttagtaagtttgccagtgATTccaagttggtggagttgtaggttgcaatgggacagtgataggatgcagagctgggctgataagtggtaaatggagtccaaagtgattcactttggaaggtcaaacctgaatgcagaatacaggattcaaggcaagattcttggcagtgtggaggaacagagagggatcttggggtccatgtccatagatctgtcaggttgccacccaagttgattgggttgttaagaaggagaatggtgtgttggctttcattggcaGGGGAACTGAGTTTAAGAACTGCAAGATTATGTTTTATAGAgcgctggttagaccacacttggaatattgtgttcaattctagtcacctgattataagaaagatgtggaatctttagagagagtgcaaaggaaatttaccaggatgctgcctggactggaggggatgtcatatgaagaaaggttgtgggagctaaggcttttctcattggagcgaaggaggatgagaggtgacttgatagaggtgtacaagatggtgagaggcatagagtggatagccagagactttttcccatggcggaaatgtgTATCACTAgggtgcataattttaaggtaattggaggaaggtttagggaagatgtcagagttaggttctttacacagggagtattggacacatggaatgcactgccagcagtggtaatagagttAAGTACATGAGGGACATTTTAATCGACACTTGgctaggcacatggaagatagtacaatgaagggtatgtagtttagtttgatcttagagtaggtaaAAGGCTGgcacatcgaaggccgaagggctgtattgttctatgttctttgcaTTTAGAATGagaatttattgccacatgtactctaATACACAGATacaagaatacagtgaaaagtgtacaatgtcaccattcccagaaccaccttaggtacaaaggtatctagatacaaaatcttaggtTTAGTAAATGCTTAGTTAACGTTTTTGGTGTGGGAaattattaaagaagttgaataCACCATGTATGGGTTAGTCATTTGAAAATGGATATGTACACCATGAGGTTTGAGGTAATCAAGAGGGAGAGTGGGTTCATTGAAGTTTGCTTTGCTGATGATGATCATTCCTATTAAACTCATTGAGGTGAAAGCTATTATCAGCTGGAACTCCTAACTGTTCTGAGTCAATAACAAACAGTATGCTTTGCAAATGTGTAGCGATGTGGTGCCAAATTTATGTGGAGAGTGATGGAGGGTGTTTGTGATTACATAatattttattgtattatttaaAATTCTTGTTGCTAACATTCATTATTACAGGGTACCTATGCAACGGTGTTTAAAGGAAGGAGTAAGCTGACTGATAACCTGGTAGCATTGAAAGAAATCAGGCTGGAACATGAGGAAGGTGCACCTTGCACAGCAATACGGGAAGGTATAATCATTTAGTTATGCATTGTACCATTGTCATGTAATGAATGTTATGTACTCTTATGCAACTTACAATATATGTAGAATCATTTATCAATAAAGTAGTCTAAAAATGTAGATTTGACAACTAAGTTTTGTCATATTAATTGGAAGTGCAGTACACATTCCAAATAACGTGTTTTGCATTAAGACATGATTTCAAGTTTAGTAAAAAGGTATTGGTTAAttgctctctttgtctctctaGTCTCATTACTCAAGGACCTGAAGCATGCGAACATAGTCACTTTACATGATATTATTCACACGGAAAAGTCATTGACACTAGTGTTCGAGTACTTGGTAAGGTTTGTTTTTATAGACTTTGTACTAGTCATTGCTTATGTGTTAATTATAATGAAAAATTAAGGAATCtgacttaatattttgaatttctgcatcttgtagGACAAAGACCTGAAACAGTATATGGATGACTGTGGAAGCATAATGAGCATGCACAATGTGACGGTGAGGGCAAAACTGAACAAACAGCTACTTTTGAATTATTTGTTACATGCAGGCAATGTTAGAATAATCTTACTGCTTTGTTTTGTAGatatttttattccagattttacgGGGTTTGGCATATTGTCATAAGCGAAAAGTGTTACACCGAGACCTGAAACCACAGAACCTGTTGATAAATGAAAAGGGAGAACTAAAGCTTGCTGATTTTGGTATGAAGTAATAATtaaatagtacacactggtgAAAAGTCTTGTATGTATTAATTTCTGTAATCCATTTTGCATCTTACTTCTCactttcagttttgtttctgatttatttaATTTCTGCATGCAATTAGAAATTACTCTTATACCTTGAGGATAAGTGAGTGATTCTGATCAAACAAAACACATTCAGGCTGTTTCTGAGGTGGCACCTAATCAAATTAATTTGAATGCCAAAACACAGTCAAAAATGGCATATGTCATAGTTGCAGTCTATTTTCTCTAGAATACAATTTGAGATACGTTTTACCAGTTAAGTTACTTGGAAAGCATATGACAAgctttatgtaaaaaaaaactataatggCATCGGTTAAAGCTGGAGATTTGTAAAGGGTGGCAGGAAACCACCAATGAAGAAACTGGACGACATCAGGGTGGCATTTTTTCACAGCGTTGGAAGTTCGAGTTCAGATGGTGCTGTCAAAAGAGCTGTGATGAGCTGCATTAATACAGTAAATACGCAATGAGAGATCTTCAAGAGTGAGTAGTTCGGGAATGAAAGGACATCCAAGGATGAAGTTTCCTAAATAACTAatgcaaaactaaaacaaaattttaaaaaaaaggtttatgATAAATGTCTTCATTAATGAAGAGAAGTTATTTAAAAGACTGGTTATATTTAGAATGATACGCCATCAAGACTAAATTATATGCATTAAGCCTGAGGGAATTATGAGTGTAAGTTGTAGAGAGACTGCCCATAATCTTCCAATTTCCTTAATtacaggttgattccagagaatTGGGAAATTGCATATGTTTAAAAAGACTATAAGGATAAACTCAGCAATGATTTAACAttagaaaaaagtgaggactgcagatactggagagtcagagtcaaaaagtgtgctgatgaagggctaatgcccgaaacatcgactctcctgctcctcagatgctgcctgacctattgtgcttttccagtgtcgcACTTTTCAACAATGATTTAACATTGCTGGTTTAAACTTTGTGCAACTGCTTTGGAGATGATAATCTAGGACAAAATTAACAATCATAGACAGTATAGATAAATCGACTGGAAGCAAAGCcaagcggggaagacagtagagcaaaaatggcaggagtttgtaggtataattgagcacactgtacagaggttcatccccatgaagagaaagattatccggggagggattagacagccatggctgacaaaggaagtcaggaaatgtatcaaagaaaaagagagatcatataaagtggccaagagcactgggaaatcagaagaatcggaaggctacaaaaacaaacagaggataacaaagagagaaataaggaaggagaggttaaaatatgaaggtaggctagccagtaatattagaaatgatagtaaaagtttctttcaatacataagaaacaaacgacaggcaaaagtagacattgggccacttcaaactgatgctggaaggctagtgatgggagataaggaaataggtggagaacttaataagtactttgcgtcagtcttcacagtggaagacatgagtaatatctcaacaattaaagggagtcagggggctgagttgagtatggttgccattacaaaagagaaagtgctagaaaagctaaaaggtcttaaaattgataaatctcctgaccccgatgggctacatcctagagttctgagggaggtggctgaggaaatagcggagccgttggttgagatctttcaaaagtcactggagtcagggaaagtcccggatgattggaagatcactgttgtaacccccttgttcaagaaaggatcaaggcaaaagatggaaaattataggccaattagcctaacctcggttgttggtaaaattctagaatccatcattaagaatgaggtttctaaattcttggaagagcagggtcggattagaacaagacaacatggatttagtaaggggaggtcatgcctgacaaacctgttggaattttttgaagaggtaacaagtaggttagaccagggaaacccagtggatgtggtctatccagacttccaaaaggcctttgataaggtgccacaagagaggctgctgagcaaggtgagggcccatggtggaATAAAAAAGatcttggcagatgaaatttattgCATAAAAGTGTCTGTTTTTGAAGTTTGTTCACCTCACCAAAACAATGAGAAGCTGTATGAAATGAGAAAGCTCTGAAAGGGGTGTGCAGGTACAGAAGAACTTGTGTGTTGGGTGTCTGCATAAATGATGGAAGATGACAGGGCAGATTGAGAAAGTGCTTAGTATGGCATGTGGGGTCCTGGACTTTATAAATAGGGATATAGAATTAAAAAAGCAAGAAAGCTGTGCTGAGCAGTTGATAAGTCATTGGTTTGGTCTTCTCTGAAATATTGTGCCCAATTCTAGCTGCCagattgtaggaaggatgtgaatgattTAAAACTGGTTGACTTAGATAATgttggtctaacatatgaggaacggctgaggatcctgggattgtattcattggagtttagaagattaaggggagatctaatagaaacttacaagataatacatggcttggagagggtggacgctaggaaattgtttccgttaggcgaggagactaggaccggtgggcacagccttggaattagaggggatcaattcagaacagaaatgcggagacatttcttcagccagagagtggtgggcctgtggaattcattgccacggagtgcagtggaggccgggacgctaaatggcttcaaggccgggattgataaattcttgatgtcacaaggaattaagggctacggggagaatgctggtaagtggagttgaaatgcccatcagccatgattaaatggtggagtggactcgatgggccaaatggccttccttccactcttatggtcttaattagGAAAAACCAGCATAAGTTTGTTAAAGTtaaattgtgtttgactaatATGCTTAAGGTTTTGATGATGTTTATGAGACTAATGCATTTGATATTGAATATCAATCTTCAAAAGACTTTTGTTGAAATGTCACCTAATCTGTTGACAAGTCAATTATAATAGGGAAACTGGCGAcattgacaggaaacagagaggtgGTGAAGGGCTGTTTTGATGATTGGAAGAATATACCTGAAGGATTGACATCAGTACCACTGTTTTTTGTGAAGTATCTTATTTACCTAGATCTGGGTGTGATGAGCATAATTTCAAGGTTTGCAAGATGTCACacaacttggaaatattgtgaacaatgAAGAGGATAGTGATGCAGTTTAGGACGATATGGGCTGGTGAGATGGCTAGACACCTGAATTTCTTCAAGGTTTGTGTACAGCTTTATACTTCGGGTGCTagttgcagttgttgtgggtacATTCACCAACTTGGGAATGTGGTTTGCAGACGCTTTGTCCcttttctaggtgacatcctcaatgctgtGGAGCGTCCTGTGAAGTGCTGAAGTACTGTGTCgattggaatttatttggttttgttcctgctgcttccagttgctggttccagtgttcgttgcagtggtcggtatattgggttgAGGTCAAAATGTGTATGAGTGTCATGCTttgaggaattctctggctgtcctctgtttggcttctccttgtgttgtcccaatcgaatttgtggtccttgtcatctgtgtgtatagaTACTAGGGAAAATTGGTTGAgacatttcgtggctagttgatgtccatGACTGCGGATTGCTGGTTTCGGCCTGCTTATCCTATGTAGTTTCTCATGTAGTCTCTGCATGGAATCTTGGACACCATGTTTGTTCTGCACGtgatgggtattgggtcttttCGTCTGGTGAATCATCTGAGGTTGGCTGTCATTTTATGAGCTGTCACAAATCAGAGTAGTCGGAGGactctggctgtcagttctgagacgTTTTTTATATAAGTTAGAGTAGTTAGTGTTTGGGCCGTGGCATGTCCTCATCACATTGTTTGTCTGCCAGGCATCTGGAGGACTCTGGCTGTCCGTTCTGAGACGTTTTTTATATAAGTTAGAGTAGTTAGTGTTTTGGGCCGTGGCATGTCCTCATCACATTGTTTGTCTGCCAGGCATCTGTGGGTGATATTAAGGGATATCCATTCTTGGCAAGGGATATCCATTCTTTACGAGGTTCTTCCTCTTCACTTCACGGttcgggagtgctgcagtgtgctgtAGCCTTTTTGAATAGGATCCTCATGCAatttctcttgtgtgtgtttgggtggttgctgttataATTCTGCTCTCTGCATGTggcttttctgtacacttttgtTGTGCATTACCCActctgtgttctttctaccatcatatctaggaatgggagttggttgttaatttcctcctctctcataaatttgatccctgtgagcatggtgttgataatccAGTGTGTGCTattgatctttttttttaaatttttacgAAAgcgtcatccacatatctgatccAAAGTTTGGGTCGGATTTGTAGGAGGGCTGTTTGTCCtagtctttgcatcactgctttgCTATGAGCCTTAAGATGGGTGAGCCCGtaggtgtcccattgatttgtaCATATATCTGGCTGTTGAATATGAAGTGCGTCATCAAGCACAGGTCCAGCAGTTTGTGTGTGCAGTCCTTATTGATTTGTTCCCTGTCAAATCGTCTGTTCTGTTTGTCCAGGAGGTTGGTTATTGTCTCTTTGGCTTAGCTTTTGTCAGTGTCTTTACAACGAATGAGACCATCGCTTCATCCTTACctatgtttatgttcttgatATTGTTTAGAATTTCCTGTGATCATTATATGGAGTGTTTGGATCCACTTATTAGACGTCTGAGTCTTTGTTGAAGTTCTTTTGTCAGTTTACGTGATGGAGTTCCTGGAAATGCCACAATGGGTCTAAGTGatatgtctggtttgtgtacccATGATATGCAGGAATAACCGTGGTATACGAGATTCCATGCAGAGACCGCACgaaacattacataggacaaacaggcagacaactagcgatctgcattcatgaacatcaacttgccaccaaatgccacgaccagctatccccagtatctatacacacagacaacaaggaccacaaatttgactgggacaatgcaaCAATAATCGGACAAACCAAAaaagacagccagagaattccgagaagATGGCACttatccacggactccatcaataaaACACATTGACCTcaacccaatataccgaccactgcaacgaacAATCAGAACCACCAACCAGAAACAGcaggaacaaaaccaaataaattccaaccaacTCAGTACAGcaatgcttcacaggaggctccacagcactgaagatgtcacctagaagagggacgaaatgtctgcaaatgaaattcccagcttggcaaatATACCAAcaacatgaattttttttttggtggaaAGAATGAGGAGAGATAATAGTAAAACAAAGGGCACAATTCTAAAGTAGAAACAGTGATACTAGTCAGGGGAAGGAGCATGggaaaataggagcagcattGGCCATTCAGCTGGGATACGTTGTTGAAAAGGGCAGGACAAATTTAGACAGTGATTAAAAAAGTAAGTAGGATTCTAGGCTTATTAGAGAGATGCATAGAATACAAAAATAAAGCTGTTAAGAATCTTCAGAAAACTCTTTCAATCTCCAACCTCTTAGAGGGAATTTTGGTGAGGAGTGCTgtagaatattctccacttgtttTGGATGTGTGCAACTACAGCAACACTCAAGCTAGGCATCATCCAAGACCAAAcaaccacttgattggcaccccatccaccaccttaaacattcactcctcctTCTGAAACTAATAGGCAGTAGCTGCAATGTGTATCATATACACAATGCAGTGcagcaccttccaaccacacCTTGCAATGCAATGAccgcagatgcatgggaacaccatcatccacaggtgcacaatcctttacccgaaatgctcaggaccaggtggtttttggaattcagaattttttgtcggtgtcgacttgggttaactgtttgcat of the Chiloscyllium plagiosum isolate BGI_BamShark_2017 chromosome 23, ASM401019v2, whole genome shotgun sequence genome contains:
- the cdk17 gene encoding cyclin-dependent kinase 17 isoform X5, with the protein product MEKMKKFKRRLSLTLRGSQTIDESLSELAEQMTIEENSNKDNGFQKSEPIVKNGRPATSHSMHSFLHQYTGSFKKPPLRRPHSVIGGSLGSFISMPRNGGGRLDIVHENLKIGSDGESDQASGTSSDEVQSPTRVRMRNHLHRRISVEDVNKRLSLPADIRLPDGYLEKLQMNSPPFDQPMSRRSRRASLSEIGFGKLETYVKLDKLGEGTYATVFKGRSKLTDNLVALKEIRLEHEEGAPCTAIREVSLLKDLKHANIVTLHDIIHTEKSLTLVFEYLDKDLKQYMDDCGSIMSMHNVTIFLFQILRGLAYCHKRKVLHRDLKPQNLLINEKGELKLADFGITVVYEIPCRDRTKHYIGQTGRQLAICIHEHQLATKCHDQLSPVSIHTDNKDHKFDWDNATIIGQTKKDSQRIPRRWHLSTDSINKTH